A stretch of the Heptranchias perlo isolate sHepPer1 unplaced genomic scaffold, sHepPer1.hap1 HAP1_SCAFFOLD_154, whole genome shotgun sequence genome encodes the following:
- the LOC137309231 gene encoding tubulin alpha chain-like translates to MPSDKTIGGGDDSFNTFFSETGAGKHIPRAVFVDLEPTVIDEVRTGTYRQLFHPEQLITGKEDAANNYARGHCSIGKEIVDLVLDRIRKVADQCTGLQGFLIFHSFGGGTGSGFTSLLMERLSVDYGKKSKLEFSIYPAPQISTAVVEPYNSVLVTHCTLEHSDCGFMVDNEALYDICRRNLDIERPTYTNLNRLIGQLVSSITASLRFDGALNVDLTEFQTNLVPYPRIHFPLLTYSPLISAEKAYHEQISVSEITNACFEPANQMVKCDPRQGKYMACCMLYRGDVVPKDVNASIATIKTKRSIQFVDWCPTGFKVGINYQPPTVVPGGDLAKVQRALCMLSNTTAISLAWTRLNLKFDKMYAKRAFVHWYVGEGLEEGEFQDAREDLASLEKDYEEVAVDSSALDRKAEEEE, encoded by the exons ATGCCCAGTGACAAGACCATCGGAGGTGGGGACGACTCCTTCAACACCTTCTTCAGTGAGACGGGGGCGGGCAAGCACATCCCCCGAGCCGTGTTTGTAGATCTGGAGCCCACTGTGATCG ATGAGGTCCGCACCGGCACCTACCGACAGCTCTTTCACCCCGAGCAACTCATCACCGGCAAGGAGGATGCGGCCAATAATTATGCACGGGGCCACTGTTCCATCGGCAAGGAGATAGTGGATCTGGTCTTGGATCGAATACGGAAGGTG GCTGACCAGTGCACGGGACTCCAGGGTTTCCTCATTTTCCACAGTTTCGGGGGTGGGACCGGCTCGGGATttacatccctcctgatggagagACTATCTGTAGACTACGGCAAGAAATCCAAACTGGAGTTTTCCATTTACCCTGCGCCGCAGATTTCCACTGCGGTGGTCGAACCGTACAACTCCGTGCTCGTCACCCACTGCACCCTCGAGCACTCTGACTGTGGCTTCATGGTCGACAACGAGGCCCTTTATGATATATGTCGGCGTAACCTTGACATTGAGCGTCCAACGTACACCAACCTCAACCGTCTCATTGGACAGTTGGTGTCATCCATCACGGCGTCACTACGGTTCGACGGTGCCCTCAATGTGGACCTGACTGAGTTCCAAACCAACCTGGTCCCTTATCCCCGCATTCACTTCCCATTATTAACCTACTCCCCCCTTATTTCGGCCGAGAAGGCTTACCACGAGCAAATATCTGTGTCAGAGATCACCAACGCCTGCTTTGAACCAGCCAATCAGATGGTGAAGTGCGACCCCCGCCAGGGCAAGTACATGGCGTGCTGCATGCTGTAccgaggagatgtcgtgccaaagGATGTCAACGCCTCCATCGCCACCATCAAAACCAAGCGCTCGATCCAGTTTGTTGATTGGTGCCCGACCGGGTTCAAG GTTGGCATCAACTACCAGCCCCCGACGGTGGTGCCAGGGGGCGATCTGGCAAAGGTGCAGCGTGCCCTCTGTATGCTGAGCAACACCACCGCCATTTCCTTGGCTTGGACCCGCCTCAACCTCAAATTCGATAAGATGTACGCCAAGCGGGCCTTTGTCCACTGGTAcgtgggggaggggctggaggaaggGGAGTTCCAGGACGCACGGGAGGACCTGGCCTCACTCGAGAAGGATTACGAAGAGGTGGCCGTCGATTCTTCCGCGCTGGACAGAAAGGCGGAGGAGGAAGAATAA